AGTTCTCGTTGCGGGCCAGCACCGTGCCCAGCAGGATCAGCAGGCGGCGCAGCGCCTCGTGGCCCCGCGCGGAGGCGGCGAGCACGTCGGCCACCTCGGCGGGGGTGCCGGGGCGGCGCTCGTCGAGCCGCGTGGTCAGCTCCCCGACCCAGGTTTGAAGATGATCGGTCAGCAGCGCCAGGAACAGCTCCTCGCGTGTGTCGAAGTACAGGTAGAGGGTGCCTTTGGCGAGGCCCGCCTCCCGCGCCACCTGATTCATGCTCAGGTCGGCGTAGGGCGTGCTCGTCCAGAGGTGCTCGGCGGCGCGGAGAATATCGTCACGGCGCTGCCCCTTCTCCTCGGGGCTGCGGGCGCGGGCGGGGCGGACGGTTGTATCACTGACCACAGTTGGCATGGTAGGTCCACCATAGCCCCCCCACCGTGAAGCCCTTCACGCCTCACCTCACCGTTTACCCCCAATTCCCCCACCGGCCTCATACCCACCCACCTCACAGGAGTTCGGACGACGGGGGGCGAG
This genomic stretch from Deinococcus sp. YIM 134068 harbors:
- a CDS encoding TetR/AcrR family transcriptional regulator, producing the protein MVSDTTVRPARARSPEEKGQRRDDILRAAEHLWTSTPYADLSMNQVAREAGLAKGTLYLYFDTREELFLALLTDHLQTWVGELTTRLDERRPGTPAEVADVLAASARGHEALRRLLILLGTVLARNENYDLDLRFRREVRQMLGGVVERLPFTPEVSLRVLTHTCALAVGWQHATEETLTTDYLRRQRDLAFLAPRFETEFALGLRAVIERLAGEG